One window from the genome of Parasteatoda tepidariorum isolate YZ-2023 chromosome 8, CAS_Ptep_4.0, whole genome shotgun sequence encodes:
- the LOC122271810 gene encoding gastrula zinc finger protein XlCGF57.1 has translation MCDKTFSQIDNLKEHSSIHTGTRPYSCDVCGKTFAEKGTLNRHYSIHTREQSFSCNVCDKSFPHIRYLKQHSLTHSAKRPFICSICNKTFSQIGHFKNHLPIHSGDKPYSCSVCDKSFTYKTNLNQHYLVHTGEKPYSCSVCDKTFRQKNHLNKHYLIHTGEKPYPCSECDKSFSRRRHLIDHFLIHTGEKPYSCRVCGKAFTRKATLIGHSLIHTGEKPYSCNLCDKKFIRKGTLIEHSLIHTRKKSFSCNMCDKSFTIETELNQHYLIHAEEKP, from the coding sequence ATGTGCGATAAAACATTCTCACAGATCGATAACTTAAAGGAACATTCGTCTATTCATACTGGAACTAGACCTTATTCATGCGATGTATGTGGTAAAACATTCGCAGAAAAAGGAACTTTAAATCGACACTACTCTATTCATACTAGAGAGCAATCTTTTTCCTGCAATGTGTGTGATAAATCTTTCCCTcatataagatatttaaagcAACATTCTCTCACTCATTCTGCAAAAAGACCTTTTATATGCAGTATTTGTAATAAGACATTCTCACAGATAGGTCACTTTAAGAATCACTTACCTATTCATTCAGGAGACAAACCATATTCATGCAGTGTGTGTGATAAATCCTTCACATATAAGACAAACTTAAATCAACACTATCTTGTTCATACTGGAGAAAAACCTTACTCATGCAGTGTGTGTGATAAAACATTCAGACAGAAGAATCACTTAAATAAACACTATCTTATTCATACTGGAGAGAAACCTTACCCGTGCAGCGAGTGTGATAAATCATTTAGTCGTAGACGTCACTTAATTGATCACTTTCTTATTCATACTGGCGAGAAACCTTATTCATGCAGGGTGTGTGGTAAAGCATTCACTCGGAAAGCTACTTTAATTGGACACTCTCTTATTCATACTGGAGAGAAACCTTATTCATGCAATCTGTGTGATAAGAAATTCATACGGAAAGGTACCTTAATTGAACACTCTCTTATTCATACTAGAAAGAAATCTTTTTCATGCAACATGTGTGATAAATCTTTCACGATTGAAACTGAACTAAATCAACACTATCTTATTCACGCTGAAGAAAAACCTTAA
- the LOC107445381 gene encoding pre-mRNA-splicing factor SLU7: MNSVSRPVSEILKNKDIDEPKKRSREDWRKAKELEEARKAGNAPAAVDEDGKDINPHLPQYISSAPWYFGAKTATLKHQRPQPDRQKDFSQISDEYVRGLKGSICVRYRPGACENCGAMTHTKKDCLERPRKVGAKYSQSDFAPDETVLPNLMLDYDGKRDRWSGYDPSNYHNIVEEFSKIEEAKRHLKEEKLKQDYLSDETNLAKEQTKDADIDDDDDEEKYADHADMPGTKVDSKQRITVRNLRIREDTAKYLRNLDPNSAYYDPKTRAMRDNPYKTTGKDATELAYAGDNFVRYTGDTSKHSQTQSFAWQAYEKGVEVNLLAEPTKAELLHQEFKVKKGEVKDNIKNSIIDTYGGEEYLEAPPKQLIFSQSEDYVEYSRQGNVIKGDEKPVIRSKYEEDVHINNHTAVFGSYWQDFQWGYKCCHSFIKNSYCTGLAGKEAFKEVSSISLLTEKLAKPVASNPEPAHNSEDSTQEDQIKKKKHKKDKKKKKKKKHHSSSSEDDSEAEKDKKLKKALKAEEESQQNADRLLAMDERKRPYNSMYEAKAPTEEEMEAYFIKRKRAEDPMVGFL, from the exons ATGAATTCTGTCAGTAGACCTGTATCAGAGATACTCAAGAATAAAGATATCGATGAGCCTAAAAAACGAAGTAGAGAAGATTGGCGTAAAGCAAAAGAGTTAGAAGAAGCCAGAAAAGCTGGTAATGCTCCTGCTGCTGTGGATGAAGATGGAAA gGATATTAATCCTCATCTACCACAGTATATTTCTTCTGCTCCATGGTATTTTGGTGCGAAAACTGCAACTTTGAAACACCAAAGGCCCCAACCTGATCGACAGAAAGATTTCAGTCAAATTAGTGATGAATATGTACGAGGATTAAAG gGTTCAATTTGTGTCCGCTATCGCCCTGGTGCATGTGAGAACTGTGGTGCAATGACACACACGAAAAAAGATTGCTTAGAG cgaCCCAGAAAAGTTGGTGCTAAATATTCGCAAAGTGATTTTGCACCGGATGAGACAGTACTTCCAAATCTCATGCTAGATTATGACGGTAAAAGGGACCGTTGGAGTGGTTACGACCCAAGCAACTACCACAATATTGTTgaggaattttctaaaattgaagaG gctAAGCGTCATTTAAAAGAAGAGAAACTAAAGCAAGATTATTTATCAGATGAAACTAACTTAGCTAAAGAAcag ACAAAAGATGCTGATATTGATGACGATGATGATGAGGAGAAGTATGCAGACCATGCTGATATGCCAGGTACAAAAGTAGACAGCAAACAAAGAATTACGGTCAGAAATCTTAGAATTCGAGAAGATACTGCTAAA TATCTCCGAAATCTAGATCCTAACTCTGCATATTATGATCCCAAGACGAGAGCAATGAGAGATAACCCTTACAAAACCACTGGAAAAGATGCTACAGA gtTAGCTTATGCTGGTGATAACTTTGTTCGTTATACGGGAGATACTTCAAAGCATAGTCAGACACAAT cttTTGCATGGCAAGCCTATGAGAAAGGAGTGGAAGTGAACTTGCTGGCAGAACCCACAAAGGCAGAACTTCTTCATCAAGAATTCAAAGTGAAGAAGGGAGAAGTGAAGGACAACATTAAGAACAGCATCATTGATACTTATGGGGGAGAAGAATATTTGGAAGCTCCACCAAAACAATTGATATTCTCTCAATCT GAAGACTATGTGGAGTACTCAAGGCAAGGAAATGTTATTAAAGGAGATGAAAAACCTGTCATCAGGTCTAAATATGAGGAAGATGTTCACATTAATAATCATACT GCTGTTTTTGGATCGTATTGGCAAGATTTCCAGTGGGGTTACAAATGCTGCCATTCTTTTATTAAGAATTCATATTGCACTGGACTTGCGGGGAAAGAAGCTTTTAAAGAA GTATCATCTATATCTTTGTTGACAGAAAAATTGGCCAAACCAGTCGCAAGTAATCCAGAACCAGCACACAACTCAGAAGATTCGACTCAAGAG gatcaaataaagaaaaagaaacacaagaaagataagaagaaaaaaaagaagaagaagcaCCATTCTTCGAGCAGCGAAGATGATTCTGAAGCAGAGAAagataagaaattgaaaaag GCTCTGAAGGCTGAAGAAGAATCTCAACAAAATGCTGACAGGCTGTTAGCCATGGATGAAAGGAAGCGTCCATACAACAGCATGTATGAAGCAAAGGCTCCTACAGAGGAAGAAATGGAAGCGTATTTCATTAAACGTAAACGTGCGGAAGACCCAATGGttggatttttataa